The Bacillus sp. Y1 genome has a window encoding:
- the fadH gene encoding 2,4-dienoyl-CoA reductase produces MERKVVIITGGSSGMGKAMGKKFADSGFNVVITGRDEEKLQAAKKEIEKENDQVLTVKMDVREVEDVKRMVELADETFGRIDILINNAAGNFICPAEKLSVNGWNSVINIVLNGTFYCSSEVGKYWINKGIKGNIINMVATYAWNAGAGVIHSAAAKAGVLSMTRTLAVEWGQRYGIRVNAIAPGPIERTGGAQRLWESQEAANRTLSSVPLGRLGTPEEIAELAYFLCSKGAQYINGDCITMDGGQWLNQHPF; encoded by the coding sequence ATGGAGAGGAAAGTAGTTATCATAACAGGCGGATCATCTGGCATGGGGAAAGCAATGGGGAAAAAGTTTGCAGATAGCGGTTTTAATGTGGTCATTACAGGAAGAGATGAGGAAAAACTACAAGCTGCCAAAAAAGAAATTGAAAAAGAAAATGACCAAGTTCTAACTGTGAAAATGGATGTTAGAGAAGTGGAGGACGTAAAAAGAATGGTCGAGCTGGCGGATGAAACATTCGGGCGAATAGACATTCTCATTAATAATGCAGCCGGAAACTTTATATGTCCAGCGGAAAAACTATCTGTGAATGGATGGAATTCCGTGATAAATATTGTGTTAAACGGTACGTTTTATTGTAGTAGCGAGGTAGGAAAGTATTGGATTAATAAAGGGATAAAGGGGAATATCATAAATATGGTTGCTACATATGCCTGGAATGCAGGTGCGGGAGTAATTCATTCAGCAGCTGCAAAAGCGGGAGTACTATCCATGACAAGGACGCTCGCTGTTGAGTGGGGGCAAAGATATGGCATAAGAGTCAATGCTATTGCACCTGGACCGATTGAACGAACGGGTGGTGCACAACGGTTATGGGAGTCCCAAGAGGCAGCCAATCGAACTCTTTCAAGCGTGCCGCTAGGAAGACTAGGTACTCCTGAAGAAATTGCTGAATTGGCCTACTTTTTATGCTCAAAAGGTGCCCAGTATATTAATGGAGATTGTATTACGATGGACGGTGGGCAATGGCTTAATCAACATCCATTTTAA
- a CDS encoding C39 family peptidase: MSIPFSTFAQSSALLDVPLIKQNPELRYGCEVTSLAMMLQFAGVNTNKMDLFNKIKKDNDPLVKQNGDIIRWGDPDVGFVGDMTGQRAGYAVFDGPMIDLINTYLPGKAVNLTNKPFHEIEAHVTKGFPVVVWTTGDYRLPDRPESWMHGNKKIITPLDLHAVVLVGFDQSYVYLNDPLSGRKQVKVNKQQFLQSWNALKKRAVSYQ, translated from the coding sequence ATGAGTATTCCTTTCTCAACATTCGCACAAAGCAGCGCATTACTGGATGTTCCTTTAATCAAGCAAAATCCAGAATTAAGGTATGGTTGTGAGGTTACAAGCCTCGCTATGATGCTGCAATTTGCTGGAGTGAATACAAATAAAATGGATCTTTTCAATAAAATAAAAAAAGACAATGATCCATTGGTAAAACAAAATGGTGATATTATTCGTTGGGGAGATCCGGATGTAGGATTTGTTGGTGATATGACTGGCCAAAGGGCTGGATATGCGGTGTTTGATGGACCAATGATTGACTTAATTAATACTTATTTGCCAGGGAAAGCAGTCAATCTAACCAATAAACCGTTTCATGAAATTGAAGCACATGTTACAAAGGGCTTTCCTGTTGTAGTGTGGACAACAGGTGATTACCGTTTACCAGACCGACCAGAATCTTGGATGCATGGTAATAAAAAAATAATTACACCTCTTGATTTGCATGCGGTCGTTTTAGTTGGCTTTGATCAATCTTATGTTTATTTGAATGATCCTTTATCAGGTAGAAAACAAGTAAAAGTGAATAAGCAACAATTTCTACAGTCTTGGAACGCATTAAAAAAAAGAGCGGTTAGCTATCAATAA
- a CDS encoding EAL domain-containing protein, protein MDALDILTDLENVLPFFQPIFSADEHQVIGYEVLGRYYDGSEYISLGPFFHDSSIPEEYRTEVDQVVLKKALDRFLEVDEHLLIFINRDADLLMKGADDPFLEVLHEYEELGLPLNRYVLEISEANYKGEIDQLDHFLNYLKTLGIKIAIDKLGHESSHLDRIGQLSPNILKVDLRALRSNRASQGFQDILYSLSLLARKIGATLLFENIEMVYQLQFAWKNGGRYYQGFYLHKPAKDFVERTILKDKLKEEFHRFIAYEKKRIETLHQITESFQLRMQDLVSKYKKQDKYEEFLGSLTKELDSIAFRLYICDEDGFQVSPNLFKGDHEWVSQVEYMNKNWSWRPYFLENIHKMRFEKKGILSDVYSDIEIGDNIRTFSYPLSTKHYLFIDLSYAFLYDNDGLL, encoded by the coding sequence TTGGATGCATTGGATATCTTAACAGATCTTGAAAATGTACTTCCTTTTTTTCAACCGATATTCAGCGCGGATGAACACCAGGTTATCGGTTATGAGGTATTAGGAAGGTACTATGATGGCTCGGAGTATATAAGCCTTGGTCCGTTTTTTCATGACTCAAGTATTCCCGAAGAATATCGAACAGAAGTTGACCAGGTTGTATTAAAAAAAGCACTCGATCGTTTTCTAGAGGTTGATGAACACCTCTTAATCTTTATTAACAGAGATGCGGATTTGTTGATGAAGGGGGCAGATGATCCATTTTTAGAAGTGCTGCACGAATACGAAGAGCTTGGGTTGCCGTTAAATAGGTATGTGCTTGAAATTTCAGAAGCTAACTATAAAGGTGAAATTGATCAGCTAGATCATTTTCTCAATTATTTAAAAACGCTAGGGATCAAAATAGCCATAGATAAGCTTGGTCACGAAAGCAGTCACTTGGATCGAATTGGTCAGTTATCTCCTAATATTTTGAAAGTGGACTTGCGTGCCCTTCGTTCTAACCGTGCTTCGCAAGGGTTCCAAGATATCTTGTACTCACTTTCTTTATTAGCGCGAAAAATTGGTGCAACCTTGCTCTTTGAAAACATTGAAATGGTATACCAACTCCAATTCGCTTGGAAAAATGGAGGCAGGTACTACCAAGGATTTTACTTACATAAACCAGCAAAAGATTTTGTAGAGCGCACTATTTTAAAGGATAAACTAAAGGAAGAGTTTCACCGTTTTATTGCCTATGAGAAAAAGCGAATCGAAACTTTACATCAAATCACAGAATCTTTTCAACTCCGTATGCAGGATTTGGTGTCCAAATATAAAAAGCAAGATAAGTATGAGGAATTTTTAGGATCCTTAACGAAGGAATTAGATTCAATTGCTTTTCGCTTATACATTTGTGATGAAGATGGGTTTCAAGTGTCACCAAACTTATTTAAAGGTGATCACGAATGGGTTAGCCAAGTTGAATATATGAATAAAAACTGGAGCTGGAGACCTTATTTCTTAGAAAATATTCATAAAATGCGCTTTGAGAAAAAAGGCATTTTATCGGATGTATACAGCGATATTGAAATCGGTGATAACATTCGAACATTCTCTTACCCATTAAGTACGAAGCATTACTTGTTTATCGACCTTTCGTATGCCTTTCTTTATGACAATGACGGTTTGTTATAA
- a CDS encoding DUF3993 domain-containing protein, which translates to MSRKKRMLLLVFSILFFFPLIGQAASVSTIETREDVLGFLHEAFQAQVSLSEEGRTEEEVNSILKPYFTDSYNQLFKKENMVEENGLQFTYGTDFAPYYIPFFQFSDQTEIVINKNSIYVYEFFEGQNEGPVTYKDHFEAIILKKEHTGNWKVSDYLYDFNPSTDIVPEKEEEKTSSLEKNNPFQALMISTLHHMKLTASFFNHYIVYGNE; encoded by the coding sequence ATGAGTCGAAAAAAACGTATGCTATTATTGGTATTTTCCATTCTATTCTTTTTTCCTTTAATTGGACAAGCTGCTTCTGTATCAACGATTGAAACCAGAGAAGATGTTCTTGGTTTTTTGCATGAAGCATTTCAGGCGCAGGTGTCGTTAAGTGAAGAAGGAAGAACAGAAGAAGAAGTAAATTCGATTTTAAAGCCTTACTTTACGGATTCCTATAATCAGCTTTTTAAAAAGGAAAATATGGTGGAGGAGAATGGATTACAGTTTACATATGGAACGGACTTTGCACCTTACTACATTCCGTTTTTTCAATTTTCTGACCAAACAGAAATAGTCATAAATAAAAACAGTATTTATGTGTATGAATTTTTTGAAGGGCAAAACGAGGGACCGGTAACATACAAAGACCATTTTGAAGCTATCATTTTGAAAAAGGAGCATACAGGGAATTGGAAAGTAAGTGATTATTTATACGACTTTAATCCATCCACAGATATTGTTCCTGAAAAAGAAGAGGAAAAAACGAGTAGTCTTGAAAAAAACAATCCATTTCAAGCGCTAATGATTAGTACTCTTCATCATATGAAGCTGACCGCGAGCTTTTTCAACCATTATATAGTATATGGAAACGAGTAG
- a CDS encoding glutaredoxin family protein, with protein MNKVTLYTQPGCPPCEFTKNFFNDQKISYELKDIKKDSSARDELIKLGSYSTPTIVINGDVIIGFEQERIVEALGLSDKNE; from the coding sequence ATGAACAAAGTTACCTTATACACCCAGCCAGGCTGTCCTCCTTGTGAATTTACGAAAAACTTTTTTAATGATCAGAAGATCTCTTATGAACTAAAGGATATAAAAAAAGATTCATCCGCTCGAGATGAATTAATTAAGCTTGGTTCTTACTCTACGCCAACCATTGTAATTAATGGAGATGTGATTATTGGATTTGAGCAAGAGCGAATTGTGGAAGCGCTAGGTCTATCAGACAAAAACGAGTAG
- a CDS encoding MBL fold metallo-hydrolase has translation MKNIVKLLENLYIIDGHDLGLKNRTGSYVLVADELTIIETSASPSVPYILAGLQELGFKPSQVKNIIVTHIHLDHAGGAGLLLQSCPNATVYVHPAGKRHLIDPTRLVAGAKAVYGDRFDELFDPIFPIPEDRIVSMEHEENLQLGAHHVLTFYHSPGHANHHVSIFDASNKALFTGDTAGVYYPDLEDTGVKLYLPSTSPNQFHPDKMRQSLKMFKELQPQYLCFGHYGITEQPNHVFLQVDSWIDRFVEQGKKAYEARTSFEDRVQLAFNYLYEMIQNHLESYSISKDHKVNEVISLDMSICAMGLIDFIDKQNKT, from the coding sequence TTGAAAAATATAGTGAAACTCCTCGAAAATTTGTACATTATTGACGGTCATGACTTAGGACTTAAGAATAGAACAGGTAGCTACGTGCTAGTTGCCGACGAACTTACTATCATCGAAACGAGTGCTAGCCCCTCTGTCCCATACATCCTTGCTGGATTACAGGAACTAGGGTTCAAGCCTAGTCAGGTCAAGAACATTATTGTTACACATATCCATCTTGATCATGCTGGTGGTGCTGGGCTTTTACTTCAATCCTGTCCGAATGCAACTGTGTACGTCCACCCTGCTGGTAAAAGACATTTAATTGATCCTACCAGATTAGTTGCTGGAGCAAAAGCGGTGTATGGAGATCGATTCGATGAACTGTTTGATCCAATCTTTCCTATCCCTGAAGATCGTATAGTGTCGATGGAACATGAAGAAAATCTTCAATTAGGAGCACATCATGTACTTACCTTTTATCACTCACCAGGGCATGCAAATCATCATGTTAGTATTTTTGATGCATCCAATAAGGCGCTCTTTACGGGAGATACTGCGGGTGTCTACTATCCGGACCTAGAGGATACAGGTGTTAAGCTTTATTTGCCATCAACGTCGCCGAATCAATTTCATCCTGACAAAATGCGACAGTCTCTTAAAATGTTTAAGGAGCTACAACCTCAATACCTCTGTTTTGGGCATTATGGAATTACTGAGCAACCAAATCATGTGTTTCTACAAGTCGATAGCTGGATCGATCGTTTTGTAGAGCAAGGAAAAAAAGCATATGAAGCTCGTACTTCTTTTGAAGACCGAGTTCAATTAGCCTTTAATTACTTATATGAAATGATACAAAATCATTTAGAATCTTATTCTATATCAAAAGACCATAAAGTAAATGAGGTCATTTCTTTAGACATGAGCATATGTGCTATGGGTTTAATTGATTTTATCGACAAACAAAATAAAACTTGA
- a CDS encoding YkuJ family protein, producing the protein MSQLQGIITRLKNLQEQASSGEPAQRFFEVNGERKCQVTFHPKTETFELEVYNDKEKPKRYQFDNIDMITIEIFDLIQ; encoded by the coding sequence ATGTCGCAGCTTCAAGGAATCATTACACGTTTAAAAAATCTTCAAGAGCAAGCGAGTTCAGGTGAACCAGCTCAACGCTTTTTTGAAGTTAATGGAGAAAGAAAGTGTCAGGTTACTTTTCACCCAAAAACAGAAACATTTGAACTAGAAGTATACAATGACAAAGAAAAACCGAAGAGATACCAATTCGACAACATCGATATGATTACTATTGAAATCTTTGATCTCATACAGTAA
- the cbpB gene encoding cyclic-di-AMP-binding protein CbpB, which yields MISLHSGEFLEINIRDLMIPSERVAHVQVKNNLEHALLVLTKSGYTAIPVLDPHYKLHGLISTPIIMESILGLERIEFEKLEEKKVEEVMNQEVPRISIDASIKSSLETLIDHPFICIESAEGIFEGILTRRTVLFHLNKHIKKLNK from the coding sequence ATGATAAGTCTTCACAGTGGGGAATTTTTAGAAATTAATATTAGAGATTTGATGATACCATCCGAACGCGTGGCACATGTGCAAGTTAAAAACAATTTAGAGCATGCTTTATTGGTGTTAACGAAAAGTGGATATACCGCTATACCTGTTCTTGATCCACATTATAAGCTTCATGGATTAATAAGTACTCCAATTATTATGGAGTCTATATTAGGTCTAGAGCGGATTGAGTTTGAGAAACTTGAGGAAAAGAAGGTTGAAGAGGTCATGAATCAAGAGGTTCCTCGGATATCAATTGATGCTAGTATAAAAAGCTCTCTTGAAACTCTTATCGATCACCCGTTTATTTGTATCGAAAGTGCAGAGGGGATTTTTGAAGGAATCTTAACTCGTAGAACGGTTTTGTTTCACTTAAATAAGCATATAAAAAAATTAAATAAATAA
- a CDS encoding LysR family transcriptional regulator: MSTLSEFQLLSVLATEMNMRKAAERLFVSQPALSQRLQTIEKEWGTKLFIRSQKGLTLTPAGELVIEFANEVLGKEEKVKEAIHGLDTEVYGTLKIAVASIVGQNWLPKVLKKYMNRYPHAKIALITGWSSEISKALYEDQAHIGIIRGTPEWKGVKMHLFEDSLYLVDKVITSPEQVLQTDRPFIQFKSDSNYFQEIQDWWYRNFQTSPKRTLVVDQIETCKQMALNGIGFAILPAITLNQMDKDIFKIPLLDEAGMPLKRDTWLMGYESSFKLKQVQAFVEIIKEFINES, translated from the coding sequence GTGTCTACACTATCAGAGTTTCAATTATTATCCGTACTAGCAACTGAAATGAATATGAGAAAAGCCGCAGAGCGATTATTTGTTTCTCAGCCTGCTCTTTCCCAAAGACTACAAACGATTGAGAAAGAATGGGGAACTAAGCTATTTATTCGTTCACAAAAGGGATTAACACTTACTCCTGCAGGAGAACTTGTTATTGAGTTTGCCAACGAAGTATTAGGGAAAGAAGAAAAAGTAAAAGAAGCAATTCACGGCCTTGATACAGAGGTATATGGAACCTTAAAAATAGCTGTAGCTTCCATAGTAGGTCAAAACTGGCTTCCCAAAGTACTAAAGAAGTACATGAACAGATATCCTCATGCAAAAATAGCTCTAATAACTGGCTGGAGCAGTGAGATTTCAAAGGCGCTTTATGAGGATCAAGCACATATCGGAATTATCCGTGGAACACCTGAGTGGAAGGGTGTAAAGATGCATTTGTTTGAAGATAGTCTTTATTTAGTCGACAAGGTGATTACTAGCCCTGAACAGGTATTACAAACAGATCGACCATTTATCCAGTTTAAAAGTGATTCCAATTATTTTCAGGAAATCCAAGATTGGTGGTATCGGAATTTTCAAACCTCACCAAAAAGAACTTTAGTCGTGGATCAAATTGAAACATGTAAACAGATGGCTCTGAATGGAATTGGTTTTGCAATATTACCTGCTATTACATTAAATCAGATGGATAAGGATATATTTAAAATTCCGTTACTTGACGAAGCTGGAATGCCTTTAAAACGGGACACTTGGCTCATGGGTTATGAATCTTCCTTTAAGTTAAAACAGGTGCAAGCATTTGTGGAAATTATTAAAGAATTTATTAATGAAAGCTAA
- the dapD gene encoding 2,3,4,5-tetrahydropyridine-2,6-dicarboxylate N-acetyltransferase, which produces MKMMDANEIISFIQNSKKATPVKVYIKGDLEGIDFGASAKAFITGNTGVVFGEWSEVSEALEANKGKIEDYVVENDRRNSAIPLLDMKNIKARIEPGAVIRDQVEIGDNAVIMMGASINIGAVVGEGTMIDMNVVLGGRATVGKNCHIGAGSVLAGVIEPPSASPVVIEDDVVIGANVVVLEGIRVGKGARVAAGAVVIEDVPAGAVVAGVPARVIKQADEKTLSKTEVIQALRQL; this is translated from the coding sequence ATGAAAATGATGGATGCAAACGAAATCATTTCGTTTATTCAAAATAGCAAAAAAGCGACACCAGTTAAGGTATACATAAAAGGTGATCTAGAAGGAATTGACTTTGGTGCAAGCGCAAAGGCTTTTATCACTGGAAATACAGGAGTTGTATTTGGTGAGTGGAGCGAAGTTAGTGAAGCATTAGAAGCAAACAAAGGAAAAATTGAGGACTATGTTGTTGAAAATGACAGAAGAAACTCAGCCATTCCACTTTTAGATATGAAAAACATTAAGGCGCGTATTGAGCCAGGTGCTGTTATTCGTGATCAAGTTGAAATTGGTGACAATGCTGTTATCATGATGGGCGCATCTATTAACATTGGTGCGGTAGTTGGTGAAGGAACAATGATCGACATGAACGTTGTTTTAGGTGGACGAGCTACTGTTGGTAAAAACTGTCATATCGGTGCTGGATCTGTTTTAGCAGGGGTTATTGAACCACCTTCTGCAAGCCCTGTTGTGATCGAGGATGATGTTGTTATTGGAGCAAATGTTGTTGTGCTAGAAGGAATTCGCGTTGGTAAAGGTGCTCGTGTAGCTGCTGGTGCAGTTGTCATCGAGGACGTACCAGCTGGTGCAGTAGTTGCAGGTGTTCCTGCTCGTGTCATCAAACAAGCGGATGAGAAAACATTATCAAAAACGGAAGTAATCCAAGCATTACGTCAACTATAA
- a CDS encoding N-acetyldiaminopimelate deacetylase, producing the protein MSNPFVQIRRDLHQIPELGFQEYKTQKYLLSYIESLPKERLEVKKWETGLFVKVYGLNPRKLIGYRADIDGLPIKEETKLSFQSTHSEQMHACGHDFHMSIGLGVLTHIVHHPIQDDMLFIFQPAEEGPGGAEPMLKSREMQEWKPDMIIALHIAPEYPVGTIATREGLLFANTSELFIDLVGKGGHAAYPHQTNDMVIAACSLVSQLQTIISRNVDPLDSAVITIGKITGGTVQNVIAEKARLEGTIRTLSVDSMEKVKKRIESIVQGVATGYECEVKIDYGSMYHQVYNDHSLTREFMNFVEGQSSVHVIECKEAMTGEDFGYMLEEIPGFMFWLGVESEHGLHHSKLNPNEDAIEKAIILLTSYLNYKGN; encoded by the coding sequence ATGAGTAATCCGTTTGTTCAAATTCGGAGAGACTTGCATCAAATCCCTGAGCTTGGCTTTCAGGAGTATAAAACGCAGAAATATTTACTGTCATATATTGAATCTTTGCCAAAAGAGCGGTTAGAAGTAAAGAAATGGGAAACAGGTTTATTCGTAAAGGTATATGGGTTAAATCCAAGAAAACTAATTGGTTATCGCGCCGACATTGATGGACTACCAATTAAAGAAGAAACCAAGCTTTCTTTTCAGTCTACTCATTCAGAACAAATGCATGCTTGTGGCCATGACTTTCATATGAGTATTGGATTAGGAGTATTAACTCACATAGTTCACCACCCTATTCAGGATGACATGCTGTTTATATTTCAACCTGCTGAGGAAGGTCCCGGCGGGGCAGAACCTATGCTGAAGTCTAGGGAAATGCAAGAGTGGAAGCCTGATATGATTATTGCCCTTCATATTGCACCGGAGTATCCTGTTGGTACAATTGCAACAAGAGAAGGACTTTTATTTGCTAATACATCTGAACTTTTTATTGACTTAGTCGGAAAAGGTGGACATGCCGCCTATCCTCACCAAACGAATGATATGGTAATTGCCGCTTGTAGCCTTGTAAGTCAACTACAAACGATTATTAGTAGAAATGTTGACCCTTTGGATAGCGCCGTTATTACAATTGGAAAAATTACTGGTGGGACTGTTCAGAATGTCATTGCTGAGAAGGCTAGACTAGAAGGCACGATACGGACCCTCTCGGTTGATTCGATGGAAAAAGTGAAAAAAAGAATCGAGTCTATCGTACAAGGGGTAGCTACTGGATACGAGTGCGAGGTTAAGATAGATTACGGTAGTATGTATCATCAAGTATATAATGACCATTCCTTAACAAGAGAATTTATGAATTTTGTCGAGGGACAATCCTCGGTTCACGTGATTGAATGTAAGGAAGCGATGACAGGAGAAGATTTTGGATATATGCTAGAAGAGATACCTGGCTTCATGTTTTGGCTAGGGGTTGAGTCTGAGCATGGACTTCATCATTCAAAATTAAATCCCAATGAAGATGCAATTGAGAAAGCGATTATACTTCTAACCTCATACTTAAATTATAAAGGAAATTAA
- a CDS encoding peroxiredoxin, protein MAERMVGKQAPRFAMDAVLANKEFGKVSLEENMKNDKWTVLFFYPMDFTFVCPTEITALSDRYDEFEDLDAEVIGVSTDTIHTHLAWINTDRKENGLGDLKYPLAADTNHVVSREYGVLIEEEGIALRGLFIISPEGEMMYSVVNHNNIGRDVDETLRVLQALQTGGLCPANWKPGQKTL, encoded by the coding sequence ATGGCAGAACGTATGGTAGGAAAACAAGCTCCACGCTTTGCGATGGATGCTGTACTTGCAAATAAGGAATTCGGTAAAGTAAGTCTTGAAGAAAACATGAAAAACGATAAGTGGACTGTCCTTTTCTTTTATCCAATGGATTTCACTTTCGTATGTCCTACAGAAATCACTGCATTGTCTGATCGTTACGATGAGTTCGAAGACCTTGATGCTGAAGTAATTGGAGTGTCTACTGACACGATTCACACTCACTTAGCTTGGATCAACACAGATCGTAAAGAGAACGGACTTGGGGATCTTAAGTATCCTTTAGCTGCTGATACAAACCATGTTGTTTCACGCGAATATGGAGTATTAATTGAAGAAGAAGGTATTGCTTTACGTGGTCTATTCATCATCAGCCCAGAAGGTGAAATGATGTACTCTGTGGTAAACCATAACAATATCGGTCGTGACGTAGATGAAACATTACGTGTACTTCAAGCACTACAAACTGGTGGTCTTTGCCCAGCAAACTGGAAGCCAGGTCAAAAAACTCTTTAA
- a CDS encoding TlpA family protein disulfide reductase translates to MKLRAPMPELTGATEWLNGEVTKADLVGAKPTLIHFWSVSCYLCKEAMPQVNQFRDDYKDKLNVIAVHMPRSEEDLDLDAIKKTADEHGITQPIFVDSEHKLTEAFENQYVPAYYVFDKDGNLRHFQAGGSGMKMLEKRVNRVLDEMEKAE, encoded by the coding sequence ATGAAACTTAGAGCGCCAATGCCAGAGCTAACTGGTGCAACCGAATGGTTAAATGGTGAGGTAACGAAAGCTGACTTAGTCGGAGCAAAACCTACATTAATTCACTTTTGGTCAGTAAGCTGTTACTTATGTAAAGAGGCAATGCCACAAGTGAATCAATTCCGTGATGATTATAAAGATAAATTAAATGTTATTGCTGTTCATATGCCAAGAAGCGAAGAAGATCTAGATCTTGATGCAATCAAGAAAACAGCTGACGAACACGGAATTACACAACCAATCTTTGTTGACAGCGAACATAAATTAACAGAAGCATTTGAAAATCAGTACGTTCCTGCTTACTATGTGTTTGATAAAGATGGAAATCTTCGTCATTTCCAAGCTGGTGGAAGCGGAATGAAAATGCTAGAAAAACGCGTAAATCGTGTTTTAGATGAAATGGAAAAAGCAGAGTAA